One Bythopirellula goksoeyrii genomic window, TGACGAACGTGTCAGCCGGAATCGACTGATCTGCAACCAGGTAGCCTAAGGCCCCACTGTCTGGGTTTGTGAAGCTGGCCGTCCAGGTTGGGCTTGAAGAAATTGCGAGCAGATTGTCAGTAAATGGCTCAAACGCTTTGGTGGCAAATCGCAGTGTATCCAACGCCTGAGGATGATCGTAAAAAAAGTCCCCCGCTTCACAGCCGCCGGTTAATTCACACATCAGCCGCACATCAACCGTTAGGGCGTTCAGGGGTGTCACGAGCAAACAAACCACGCAACCTATCCAAGCCACAGCGGGAGCGCGGCATGGGCGTAAATCTGCAAGTTGTGCTGTGGCAAGCGACATAGTGCAACGAGGGAAATGTTCCGAACTGAGCCTCTATTCTAATCGGAATCTACGGAATGGTCGAATCAAGAAAACTGCTTCTACCGAAAATCCACGAGAGTCGGCCTTAGCCGGAGGACCACGTCCCCCGGGATTACTGGTAAAAGCTACGCAATCGCTTCCCGGACCTCGTGGAGGTCCGGCTAGGACGAAAGAAGAAACGACACGTTAGTCTTCGCTGTTTTCTGTGCAACATGCTTCGCCAGCTTGCTTTAGGGCGTCGGGATGGCAGTAGCAACTGGCCACGGGAGCGACGTCGGCGTGTTTCCAGGCCTCTGCGACCAAGGAAGCGAGCAACTTGGCTTCCACGGTGTCGCCCTGTTCTTGCAGGGATTGCTGAAGCCCCAAAAGTGACCAGGAATTATTCGGATGACGCACAAGGTCAGCACGATAGACTTCCTCTGCCTCGGCATGGCGATCATCGGCCAACAGCAATGCACCCAACGCATGGCGGACTGGTTGCATCCACCCGGGGGGTTCGTCGTAGCTAAGGTTTTCTTCCATCTCGACCGCTTCTCGAAGCAATGCGAAGGCCTGTTCGGAATCGCCTTTGCGATAGGCCAATTCTCCAGCGGCCATCTTACGAGCGACGGCAATCACTTCCTTAGCAGAGTTGTTGCCCATCTCCCATTCATCGGTCAATTGGGAGGCAACCTGGTCAAGCAGTTCGAGTTCCTGCTGGGCTTGTTCCGTTTTCCCCAGAGCCGAGTAGGCCACGCTTCGCGCATAGTGTCGCTCGGCACGACTAAAGAGCCGCCACTCAGGTGGTTCAGGTTCAGCAAGAATCTCTTCCCACTTCCCGAATCGAATCATCACATGCTGTGGTGTGGTCATAAACCCATCTGCTAGGGTCACATACTCTCGGAGGAAGTCTTGGGGAACATCTTGTTCGATCTTACGCGCCGCCTCCATGGCTACCTGATACTTTCCTTCCATCATTGCAGCGTAAGCCAGGAAATGAATGTTGTGCAGAAAATAGATGCTGTAGAAATCTGGCGGTGGGGAGAGAGAGAAATACTTCTCGTCGGCATTGATTGCCCGCTCGTTTGCTGCTGTTGCATCGGCGTATCGACCCGTTCGAATAAAGATGTGCGAGGGCATGTGGACCAGATGTCCCGAGCCGGGGACCATGGCAATGAGTCGCTCCGCCGAGTCCAGCCCTTTCTCCGGCCAGGGCGAGGCTTCGATCGCATGGATGTAGAAATGATTGGCACCTGGGTGCTGGGGTGTCTTGGCCAATGTGCCTTCGAGTACAGCCAGGATTTCCAGCGTGCGCCCCTTGGGCACCTCGTCGGCGGTCCATAAGTCCCAAGGTTGAAGATTCATAAGCGACTCAGCAAACAAGGCACCGACATCAGGATCCTCCGGAAACTGATGCCAGACTGTCTCCATGGCATCAGCGTATGCCTGGTCGAGCGGTATACGGTCTTCTGGCACCGGCCAGGCGTACCGTTTTTCGACTGCTC contains:
- a CDS encoding tetratricopeptide repeat protein, which gives rise to MRQLYFSYCLLLSLATGVFAETASDLPEQSSSTQTTPAGTNLYQGFTGYNRKVTTNSAEAQQWFDQGIQLLYGFNHDEAIRSFEKAAEIDPACAMAWWGSAYARGLHINNPEMKEEQSKLAYEAAQKAVAALDDETPVEQALVRAVEKRYAWPVPEDRIPLDQAYADAMETVWHQFPEDPDVGALFAESLMNLQPWDLWTADEVPKGRTLEILAVLEGTLAKTPQHPGANHFYIHAIEASPWPEKGLDSAERLIAMVPGSGHLVHMPSHIFIRTGRYADATAANERAINADEKYFSLSPPPDFYSIYFLHNIHFLAYAAMMEGKYQVAMEAARKIEQDVPQDFLREYVTLADGFMTTPQHVMIRFGKWEEILAEPEPPEWRLFSRAERHYARSVAYSALGKTEQAQQELELLDQVASQLTDEWEMGNNSAKEVIAVARKMAAGELAYRKGDSEQAFALLREAVEMEENLSYDEPPGWMQPVRHALGALLLADDRHAEAEEVYRADLVRHPNNSWSLLGLQQSLQEQGDTVEAKLLASLVAEAWKHADVAPVASCYCHPDALKQAGEACCTENSED